Proteins encoded by one window of Porphyromonas vaginalis:
- the era gene encoding GTPase Era, producing the protein MTELQHLAGKPLPEGYKSGFVSIVGNPNVGKSTLMNYLVGERISIITSKAQTTRHRILGIVNSEQMQVVYSDTPGVLQPSYKLQERMRAYSEQALEDADLLLYVTDTMEERDKHHDFVERVQRLSCPIIIVINKVDLTDQKHLEELVDYWHGIIPQAEIIPVSALRQFNLAPLKKRIEELLPVSPPYFEQDALTDRPARFFVSEIIREKALQYYHQEVPYAVEVVVEEFVESPDRIDMRCVILVERESQKGIIIGHKGSAIKRLGISARKDLERFFDKHIHLTLLVRVDKDWRQSDQALTQFGYDI; encoded by the coding sequence ATGACGGAGCTACAGCACCTCGCCGGTAAACCCTTGCCAGAGGGCTACAAGAGCGGCTTTGTGAGCATCGTCGGCAACCCTAATGTGGGTAAGTCGACGCTGATGAACTACCTGGTCGGAGAGCGCATCTCGATTATCACGAGCAAGGCGCAGACGACGCGGCACCGCATCCTGGGCATCGTCAATAGCGAACAGATGCAGGTGGTCTATAGTGATACGCCTGGTGTGCTACAGCCTAGCTACAAGTTGCAGGAGCGCATGCGCGCTTACTCGGAGCAAGCTCTAGAGGATGCCGACCTGCTACTCTACGTCACCGACACGATGGAGGAGCGAGACAAGCATCACGACTTTGTGGAGCGTGTGCAGCGACTCTCCTGCCCGATTATCATTGTCATTAATAAGGTAGACCTGACTGACCAGAAGCATCTGGAGGAGCTGGTCGACTACTGGCACGGCATCATCCCACAGGCGGAGATTATTCCCGTATCGGCTCTGAGGCAGTTTAACCTAGCTCCGCTCAAGAAGCGCATCGAGGAGCTACTCCCCGTGTCGCCGCCTTACTTCGAGCAGGACGCTCTGACCGATCGGCCAGCACGCTTCTTCGTCTCGGAGATCATCCGCGAGAAGGCTCTCCAGTACTATCACCAAGAGGTGCCATACGCCGTGGAGGTCGTCGTGGAGGAGTTTGTCGAGAGTCCCGACCGGATCGACATGCGTTGCGTAATCCTCGTGGAGCGTGAGTCGCAAAAAGGGATCATCATCGGGCACAAAGGCTCCGCTATCAAGCGTCTCGGCATCTCCGCACGAAAGGATCTAGAGCGATTCTTTGACAAGCATATCCACCTGACACTATTAGTCCGTGTGGATAAGGATTGGCGTCAGAGCGATCAAGCATTGACACAGTTCGGCTATGACATCTAG
- a CDS encoding beta-ketoacyl-ACP synthase III, which translates to MISTQYNAMITAVGAYLPEDRLTNADLEKMVDTTDEWIMTRVGIKERRILKDKSLGASYLAIQAVRQMLERWDIDPLSVEGIILATNTADYHFPSTSSIVAFETGCRHAFTFDINSACPSWLYALETGANYIRSGQYKRLIVVATEKMSAAIDYTDRQTSPLFGDGSGCVLLERTEDTSLGVQDALFKTDGNGRSHLIMKSGGSASPATAETVARREHFVYQEGQHVFKNAVLDMARVSREVMKRNHLTNDDVAWVVPHQANMRIIQAVSEYTDVPMDKVMVTIQKYGNISSATIPICLWEYESKLKKGDKLILSSFGAGYTWGAVYLVWGYDGATAPRR; encoded by the coding sequence ATGATTTCGACCCAATACAATGCGATGATCACTGCCGTAGGTGCTTACCTACCAGAGGATCGACTGACTAATGCCGACCTAGAGAAGATGGTCGACACCACCGACGAGTGGATTATGACACGTGTAGGCATCAAGGAGCGCCGCATACTCAAAGACAAGAGCCTCGGCGCATCCTACCTAGCTATCCAAGCTGTTCGCCAGATGTTGGAGCGATGGGATATAGACCCGCTCTCTGTGGAGGGTATCATACTAGCGACCAATACGGCCGACTATCACTTCCCCTCGACCTCTTCGATCGTAGCCTTTGAGACTGGTTGCCGACACGCTTTTACCTTTGATATCAACTCGGCCTGCCCGAGCTGGCTCTACGCGCTAGAGACGGGTGCCAACTACATTCGCTCAGGGCAGTACAAGCGTCTGATTGTGGTAGCTACGGAGAAGATGTCCGCAGCGATTGACTACACCGACCGCCAGACGAGTCCGCTCTTTGGCGATGGCTCGGGATGCGTCCTCCTGGAGCGTACGGAAGATACTTCTCTAGGCGTGCAGGATGCCCTCTTTAAGACCGACGGCAATGGTCGCTCGCACCTGATCATGAAGTCGGGCGGATCGGCTAGTCCCGCCACGGCGGAGACGGTCGCACGCCGTGAGCACTTCGTCTATCAGGAGGGGCAGCATGTCTTTAAGAATGCGGTCCTCGACATGGCTCGTGTGAGCCGTGAGGTGATGAAGCGCAATCATCTGACCAACGACGATGTCGCTTGGGTCGTACCTCACCAAGCTAATATGCGTATCATCCAGGCGGTATCGGAGTACACCGATGTGCCGATGGACAAGGTGATGGTAACCATTCAGAAGTATGGCAACATATCCTCCGCGACGATACCTATCTGCCTCTGGGAGTATGAGTCTAAGCTCAAGAAGGGCGACAAGCTCATCCTAAGCTCCTTCGGTGCAGGGTACACGTGGGGAGCAGTCTATCTAGTCTGGGGCTATGACGGAGCTACAGCACCTCGCCGGTAA
- a CDS encoding site-specific integrase encodes MQTDKMKVLLYLKKSGLDRSGQAPIMGRITYGRTIAQFSCKLSCAPNLWNARESRLNGKSREAVATNGKLERLLLSAQSAYQTLCERGIVFTATDIKELLQGSMQSQITFLERYDQMVEEMKQKVGVEIKATALNSYFTIRKHLRAFIEEKFHTSDIAFSQIEEDFLDCLQCYSVGELGHSQGHYRKMASAVKKVCRLAYREGLITRQLFAHVTIERGENKQPRALDRASLDKLQSLTFEPYEVELETARDLFLFACYTGVAYCDMVALNREHLFADDEGALWLKFRRQKTNTLCRVKLLSEAARLMERYQSDERTTLFAPIPYSVYLAHLKALQLRAGISIPLSAHVGRHTFATLITLERGVPIETVSRMLGHSNIQTTERYAHVTPKKLFDEFEQFLSFTEELTLTL; translated from the coding sequence ATGCAAACAGACAAAATGAAGGTGTTGCTCTACCTCAAAAAGAGCGGATTGGACAGGTCGGGGCAAGCTCCGATTATGGGGCGGATAACTTACGGGCGAACGATAGCTCAGTTCAGCTGTAAGCTGTCGTGCGCCCCCAACTTGTGGAATGCTCGTGAGAGCAGGCTGAACGGCAAGAGCCGTGAAGCTGTGGCAACGAATGGCAAGTTGGAGCGTTTGCTGCTCTCGGCGCAGTCGGCTTATCAAACCCTTTGTGAGCGAGGGATTGTCTTTACAGCGACTGACATCAAGGAGTTGTTGCAAGGTAGTATGCAAAGCCAAATCACTTTCTTGGAGCGGTACGATCAAATGGTTGAAGAGATGAAGCAAAAGGTGGGTGTCGAGATAAAGGCAACAGCTCTGAATAGTTACTTTACTATTCGAAAGCATCTGCGAGCCTTTATCGAGGAGAAGTTCCACACTTCAGATATTGCTTTCAGTCAAATTGAAGAAGACTTCTTGGATTGCCTACAATGTTACTCTGTCGGAGAGCTGGGGCATTCGCAAGGTCATTATCGTAAGATGGCATCAGCGGTGAAGAAGGTCTGCCGTTTGGCGTATCGTGAAGGGTTGATAACACGACAACTATTTGCTCACGTAACGATCGAACGAGGGGAGAACAAACAACCTCGTGCATTGGACAGGGCATCGTTGGATAAGTTGCAGAGCCTGACCTTTGAGCCGTATGAGGTGGAGTTGGAGACTGCTCGTGACCTCTTTCTCTTCGCTTGCTATACGGGTGTTGCCTACTGCGATATGGTTGCCCTTAATCGGGAGCATCTCTTTGCAGATGATGAGGGGGCTTTATGGCTTAAGTTTCGCAGACAGAAGACCAATACGCTTTGTCGTGTGAAGCTCCTATCTGAAGCGGCCCGTCTGATGGAGCGGTATCAATCGGACGAACGAACTACGCTCTTTGCTCCTATTCCCTATTCGGTTTACCTTGCCCACCTCAAAGCTCTACAACTTCGAGCTGGTATCTCTATTCCCCTTTCGGCACACGTTGGTCGCCACACCTTTGCCACGTTGATAACTTTGGAGCGGGGCGTGCCGATTGAAACGGTGAGCCGAATGTTGGGGCATAGCAATATCCAAACGACCGAGCGATATGCTCATGTGACTCCGAAGAAGCTTTTCGATGAGTTTGAGCAATTCCTCTCTTTCACTGAAGAGCTAACCTTAACCTTGTAA
- a CDS encoding site-specific integrase has protein sequence MRSTFRILFYINKSKTKADGTTAILCRISIDGESVVITTGESTAPKDWSVKRGETKEKKTNQRLQTFREKVEQGYNTLLYKYGAVSAELLKNYLQGVGKTPTTLLALSAEELKAQRECSSAGTYRNNRYADRQLNFFVRSRSERDVPLSALTIEFFEDYRFYLKMEGYAPATINNHLCWLSRLMYRAVSQGTIRFNPFEEVKYEVVERKPRFLSKGDVSKLLAFPLQDEGAELSRRMFLFSVFTGLAFVDLQGLRASQIETNSEGKRYIRKARQKTEVENLIPLHPIAEQILSLYTKEKSKGDYKVFPDTMSKDKLSKHLKAIGLACGIRTPLTYHVGRHSFGTLTLEAGIPIESIAKMMGHASIASTQIYAQVTDQKIAKDMERLIKRKTRL, from the coding sequence ATGCGCAGTACATTCAGAATACTATTCTACATCAATAAGAGCAAGACCAAAGCAGACGGCACAACGGCAATCCTTTGCCGGATCTCCATAGACGGAGAGAGCGTGGTGATAACCACAGGCGAAAGCACTGCCCCAAAGGATTGGAGCGTGAAGCGAGGGGAAACAAAGGAGAAGAAGACCAACCAACGCTTGCAAACCTTTCGTGAGAAAGTCGAACAAGGCTACAATACCTTGCTTTACAAGTATGGAGCAGTAAGTGCCGAGTTGCTGAAGAACTACTTGCAGGGTGTCGGAAAAACTCCAACGACACTGCTCGCTCTTAGTGCGGAAGAACTCAAAGCCCAACGAGAATGCAGTAGTGCGGGGACGTATAGAAACAATCGGTATGCCGATAGGCAGCTTAACTTTTTTGTGCGCAGTCGCAGTGAGCGGGATGTCCCCTTGTCGGCTCTTACGATTGAGTTCTTTGAAGATTATCGCTTCTATCTGAAGATGGAGGGTTATGCACCCGCAACGATAAATAACCATCTCTGTTGGTTGAGTCGATTGATGTATCGAGCCGTCAGTCAGGGGACGATACGCTTCAATCCGTTTGAGGAAGTGAAGTATGAAGTCGTGGAGCGCAAACCTCGTTTTCTGAGTAAGGGCGATGTGTCAAAGCTCTTGGCATTCCCGCTTCAGGATGAAGGAGCAGAGCTAAGCCGAAGAATGTTCCTTTTTTCGGTCTTTACGGGCTTGGCATTTGTTGATTTACAAGGGCTACGAGCTTCGCAAATCGAGACGAACAGCGAGGGGAAGCGGTATATTCGCAAAGCACGCCAAAAGACAGAAGTCGAGAACTTAATCCCACTACACCCGATAGCGGAGCAGATACTTTCGCTTTACACAAAGGAGAAAAGCAAGGGAGACTACAAGGTATTCCCCGATACGATGAGTAAAGACAAGCTATCCAAACACCTCAAAGCAATTGGGCTAGCGTGTGGCATTCGTACTCCGCTGACCTACCATGTCGGCAGACATTCGTTCGGCACGCTGACTTTGGAGGCTGGTATTCCGATAGAGAGCATCGCCAAGATGATGGGACACGCCTCCATTGCCAGCACGCAAATCTACGCCCAAGTCACCGACCAGAAGATTGCAAAGGATATGGAGAGGTTGATCAAGAGAAAAACTAGGCTATAA
- a CDS encoding TetR/AcrR family transcriptional regulator has translation MKTTKETILRESFKLFLAKGYDGTSVPDIERAAKITRGAIFHHFINKEDIFKQSADYFVLSFLEEVNYGKEYLNSSTPLKTFMSKCLEIIEARMEKFLQKTTVEITPASFMSFTLYLKDHYEGWQEKALEYENGKIDAWKKAINLAKEKNEIRLDSDETLLASTFHNLYKGLSYGGALVDKLSIPDLQRLWDYIYQQQAIK, from the coding sequence ATGAAGACGACAAAAGAAACTATACTGAGGGAAAGCTTCAAGCTGTTCTTAGCTAAAGGTTATGATGGCACTAGTGTACCAGACATTGAACGTGCTGCAAAGATTACCCGTGGTGCCATATTCCATCACTTCATCAATAAGGAGGATATATTTAAGCAGTCGGCGGACTATTTCGTCCTTTCTTTTCTTGAAGAGGTCAACTATGGAAAAGAATACTTGAATAGCTCAACACCCTTAAAAACGTTTATGAGCAAGTGCTTGGAAATCATTGAAGCAAGAATGGAGAAATTCTTGCAAAAGACAACAGTGGAAATAACCCCCGCAAGCTTTATGAGCTTTACCCTTTATCTGAAAGATCACTACGAAGGATGGCAAGAGAAAGCTCTTGAATACGAAAATGGAAAGATAGATGCTTGGAAGAAAGCAATCAACTTAGCTAAAGAAAAGAACGAAATACGCCTTGACTCAGATGAGACATTGCTTGCAAGCACTTTTCATAACCTATATAAGGGTTTGTCATATGGAGGAGCCTTAGTGGATAAATTGTCCATCCCTGACTTACAGAGACTTTGGGATTATATCTACCAGCAACAAGCTATAAAATAA
- a CDS encoding outer membrane beta-barrel protein, giving the protein MDRSVYINKIALFLPNCPISNEEMEDYIGLIGGIAIRNKQNTVVTIKTPSILNFSIIHMKRLFLFAFMVCTFSNINAQYSIIGKVLIENGDTLESNVQLYTKSHMVVSAVQTQKGMFSFSNLAKNNFYYVVASHVGYTTDTIKIDRITKDLNIGIMFLKNSVTTLDEVTVVGSSISFQNGSKRIFPNEFQRNSPDAMVMLDKMNLSRINVDPLTKSLTLNGGGSVKTLLNGKEVSAVEIAALSPEIIQRVEYHDTPEARYGNADVVLDFITKNDQVGARVYLSLWQGLLTSFGEDYISLKFNRRNSQFSLDYNMAYRNWKHLSREYEEDFNLQNENFSRTELGHPGRFRYDNHNIRFNYNYQENKKIINFSLGSAIQNAPYKEWNSDLHYKGTTLNLYDNAKSSGTNPYSQLYIQLPIGENQLYVMNLSGQYNKGKYNRLYQEADNESESNQFCSNVREIQKGYALSQLYENRQNWGTLTIGANFNQQFTKSDYNSVRNDMTQEHHTDQRQTNLYSYAQWGKAWSELYCRVGIGLNQRWMHVGEQKQSTFTIRPMLFVRYTVSPKIELRYQGAVSNIMPTLSAISDYSQEIDFIQIQRGNPNLKPQIDFYNALVFNYKFTKTALALYLNETYSKSPIMECTYLDNEKVVRTMENHKNFQNYNAEFEYGGQPFGNLLSFKVYTGLKFYKSNSNQYTHRKTIPYYGGQVSVYYKQFTMRWQFRKNVQDRFWGETLYRYEDGHMLSFGYQTNKFSLSADVLNLFSLKHISAQENYSSVAPYKRYEYLDETRNLIRLNLTLNLSFGKKYEEASKRINSNTSSESSVIKGEK; this is encoded by the coding sequence ATGGACAGAAGTGTTTATATAAACAAGATTGCTTTGTTTCTTCCCAATTGTCCCATCAGCAATGAGGAGATGGAGGATTACATCGGTCTCATTGGTGGAATAGCAATACGGAACAAACAGAACACGGTAGTAACGATTAAAACACCTTCTATCTTAAATTTTAGTATAATCCATATGAAAAGACTATTTTTGTTCGCGTTCATGGTTTGCACATTTAGCAACATAAATGCGCAGTATTCTATTATTGGAAAAGTCCTCATCGAGAATGGTGACACCCTTGAATCCAATGTACAGCTGTACACCAAAAGCCATATGGTTGTCTCTGCCGTACAAACACAGAAAGGAATGTTTTCATTCTCAAATCTCGCAAAAAACAATTTTTATTATGTGGTTGCATCACATGTCGGATATACTACTGACACAATAAAGATAGACCGCATAACAAAGGATCTGAACATTGGGATAATGTTCCTTAAAAACAGTGTTACTACGTTGGACGAAGTTACCGTTGTGGGAAGCAGCATAAGTTTTCAAAATGGAAGCAAAAGAATTTTCCCCAATGAATTTCAAAGAAACAGTCCTGACGCTATGGTTATGCTTGACAAGATGAACCTGTCGAGGATTAATGTTGACCCACTAACAAAAAGCCTGACACTGAACGGTGGCGGAAGCGTTAAGACATTGCTTAACGGAAAGGAGGTATCAGCCGTTGAAATTGCTGCACTTTCCCCGGAAATTATACAGCGCGTAGAATACCACGACACGCCGGAAGCACGGTATGGCAATGCAGACGTGGTCTTGGACTTTATTACCAAAAACGACCAAGTTGGCGCAAGGGTTTACCTTTCTTTGTGGCAGGGGCTTTTAACGAGTTTCGGAGAGGACTACATTTCCTTGAAATTCAACCGCCGGAACAGCCAGTTTTCATTAGACTACAATATGGCATACCGCAATTGGAAACACCTCAGCAGGGAATATGAAGAGGACTTTAATCTGCAAAATGAGAACTTTTCGAGAACCGAACTGGGGCATCCTGGACGATTCAGATACGACAACCACAACATACGTTTCAATTACAACTATCAGGAGAACAAGAAAATAATTAACTTTTCACTGGGATCTGCCATCCAAAATGCGCCATATAAAGAGTGGAACAGTGATTTGCACTATAAAGGGACAACACTCAACTTATACGACAATGCGAAATCATCGGGCACAAATCCTTATTCGCAACTATATATACAGTTGCCCATAGGAGAAAATCAACTATATGTAATGAATCTCTCTGGTCAATACAACAAAGGGAAATACAACCGTCTGTATCAGGAGGCAGACAACGAAAGTGAATCCAACCAATTCTGCAGTAATGTCCGTGAGATTCAAAAAGGCTATGCGCTGTCGCAATTATACGAGAATAGGCAGAATTGGGGGACTTTGACCATTGGAGCAAACTTCAACCAGCAGTTTACCAAAAGCGACTACAATTCAGTCCGAAACGATATGACACAGGAGCATCACACAGACCAACGACAGACCAACCTTTATTCTTATGCACAATGGGGAAAGGCATGGAGCGAACTTTATTGCCGAGTGGGCATTGGACTGAACCAGCGATGGATGCATGTGGGAGAACAGAAACAAAGCACCTTTACGATTCGTCCGATGCTATTCGTTCGTTATACCGTTTCTCCAAAAATCGAACTTCGTTATCAGGGGGCGGTCTCTAATATAATGCCTACACTTTCGGCTATTTCTGACTATTCACAGGAAATAGATTTTATACAGATACAGCGAGGTAATCCTAATCTCAAGCCGCAGATTGATTTCTATAATGCGTTGGTATTCAATTATAAATTCACAAAAACAGCATTGGCTCTCTACTTGAATGAAACATATTCAAAGTCGCCAATCATGGAATGCACATATCTGGATAATGAAAAGGTGGTCAGAACCATGGAAAACCACAAGAATTTTCAGAACTATAATGCGGAATTTGAATATGGAGGGCAGCCTTTTGGCAATCTGCTGTCGTTCAAAGTTTATACCGGCTTGAAATTTTATAAAAGCAATAGCAACCAATACACTCACCGCAAAACAATACCCTACTATGGAGGTCAGGTTTCTGTTTACTATAAACAATTCACTATGAGATGGCAGTTTCGCAAGAATGTGCAGGACAGGTTTTGGGGAGAAACGCTTTATCGATATGAAGACGGCCACATGTTGTCGTTTGGCTATCAGACAAATAAATTCAGCCTTTCTGCCGATGTGCTGAATCTGTTTTCTTTGAAGCATATTTCCGCACAAGAAAACTATTCAAGCGTGGCTCCTTACAAACGCTATGAATATCTTGATGAAACAAGAAATCTTATACGTTTAAACCTTACGCTGAATCTATCGTTTGGTAAAAAATACGAGGAGGCTTCAAAACGCATAAACAGCAACACAAGCAGTGAATCATCCGTCATTAAAGGAGAGAAATAA
- a CDS encoding IS1634 family transposase, whose product MHANVQTRFNPAIGEKAPYYRLKESYRDVRENVHSLILLNVGFDPSIDALQAKKIARALTNRFENRHTKALFSERLNGLTEHEQAKADEWWNRMIQEGGIDRFDKREQAARKEAEHYIDLDTAKHTDARNVGAEWLCKQTIDKLELERFLKHQGWSEQAIHTALSALIVRTVYATSEYASYFTMRDNSAAAELYSGRPDWLPVRNALYTITDQLFALKEQLEQHLCMMTDHLFNIDNKLMLFDLTNFYFEGSKRNSQKSKFGRSKEKRSDCKLLVLALCINKEGFIRYSSILEGNTADPKSLPDMIESLAQKSPARKEKTLIVMDAGIATEENLTKIKAKGYNYLCVSRTRLKEYTLREDHKSVIVQDSSKREIKLREVHTAPDEDYFLEITSPSKAMTEASMNRQWRSRFEAELVKINEAIKKKGGTKKYEKVVERTGRAIERYPSIARYYEIGYIRSEEKPLEMQEVAWKIKDLSKVEGGHGVYFLRTNVRTLDERTTWDYYNLIREIECTNRQLKTDLHLRPLFHQTDQRSDAHLFFGLLAYWVVNTIRCGLKAQGENCYWREIVRRMSTQKLVTTEGVNPLGEKVEMRQCSKPSKQATEIYQKLGLREAPFRKIKICRTQSP is encoded by the coding sequence ATGCACGCAAATGTTCAAACCCGTTTCAACCCAGCTATCGGCGAGAAGGCTCCTTATTATCGACTGAAGGAGTCTTACCGTGATGTGCGTGAAAATGTCCATTCGCTGATCCTGCTCAACGTCGGCTTCGACCCCTCCATCGATGCCCTGCAGGCTAAGAAGATAGCGCGTGCACTGACGAATAGGTTTGAGAATCGCCACACCAAAGCACTCTTCAGCGAACGACTCAATGGGTTGACTGAGCACGAACAAGCTAAGGCTGACGAATGGTGGAATAGGATGATTCAGGAAGGCGGGATAGACCGCTTTGACAAGCGGGAGCAGGCTGCTCGCAAGGAGGCGGAGCACTACATTGACCTGGACACCGCCAAGCACACCGATGCCCGTAATGTGGGAGCTGAGTGGCTCTGCAAGCAAACGATCGATAAGCTAGAGCTGGAGCGCTTTTTGAAGCATCAAGGTTGGTCGGAGCAGGCCATCCATACGGCTCTCTCGGCACTGATCGTTCGTACCGTCTACGCCACTTCTGAGTATGCCTCATACTTCACCATGCGGGACAATTCGGCGGCGGCTGAGCTCTACTCAGGTCGCCCCGATTGGCTCCCAGTCAGGAATGCGCTCTACACGATTACCGACCAACTCTTTGCCCTCAAGGAGCAACTCGAGCAGCATCTCTGCATGATGACCGACCACCTCTTTAATATAGACAATAAGCTGATGCTGTTTGACTTGACGAACTTCTATTTTGAGGGGAGCAAGCGCAATAGCCAGAAGAGCAAGTTTGGTCGCTCCAAGGAAAAACGCTCCGATTGCAAGCTCCTTGTCTTGGCACTGTGCATCAACAAAGAGGGGTTCATTCGCTACTCTTCGATCCTCGAGGGCAATACGGCTGACCCGAAGTCTTTGCCCGACATGATTGAGAGTTTGGCTCAGAAAAGCCCTGCCAGAAAGGAAAAGACGCTGATCGTCATGGACGCGGGCATTGCCACAGAGGAGAACCTAACGAAGATCAAGGCTAAGGGCTACAACTACCTCTGCGTCTCGCGTACGAGACTGAAGGAGTACACCCTCCGAGAGGATCACAAGAGTGTCATCGTGCAGGACTCCAGCAAGCGAGAAATCAAGCTTCGTGAGGTGCACACAGCTCCCGATGAGGACTATTTCCTAGAGATTACCTCCCCCTCGAAAGCGATGACCGAAGCTTCTATGAATAGGCAGTGGCGCAGTCGTTTTGAAGCTGAACTGGTCAAGATAAACGAGGCGATCAAGAAGAAGGGCGGCACGAAGAAGTACGAGAAAGTTGTGGAACGAACAGGCAGAGCCATAGAGCGTTATCCGTCGATCGCACGCTACTACGAGATAGGCTACATCCGCAGTGAGGAGAAGCCCTTAGAGATGCAAGAGGTGGCTTGGAAGATCAAAGACCTCTCCAAGGTGGAGGGCGGTCACGGCGTCTACTTCCTGCGCACCAACGTCCGTACACTAGACGAGCGCACCACTTGGGACTACTACAACTTGATCCGAGAAATCGAGTGCACGAATCGTCAGCTCAAGACGGACCTACACTTGCGCCCGCTCTTTCATCAGACGGATCAACGCAGCGATGCTCATCTTTTCTTTGGTCTGCTCGCTTATTGGGTTGTCAACACCATACGCTGTGGACTCAAGGCGCAGGGCGAGAATTGCTACTGGCGGGAGATCGTCCGACGTATGTCTACACAGAAGTTGGTCACCACCGAGGGCGTCAACCCGCTGGGCGAAAAAGTCGAAATGCGACAATGTAGCAAGCCCTCAAAACAAGCGACCGAGATCTACCAAAAGCTAGGCTTACGAGAAGCCCCCTTCAGGAAAATCAAAATCTGTAGGACACAAAGTCCATAA
- a CDS encoding helix-turn-helix domain-containing protein encodes MEYETINKETPEMKQLISGIKGLTNRVRSIAQTHRPLFEGEIYLTGREVCERLFLSPRTLQDYRDKNIIPYTQIAGKILYRLSDINRILSENYRR; translated from the coding sequence ATGGAGTACGAAACGATCAATAAAGAAACACCAGAGATGAAACAACTCATCTCTGGCATTAAAGGTTTGACGAATCGAGTGAGAAGTATCGCTCAAACTCATCGTCCTCTTTTTGAAGGTGAAATCTATCTCACAGGAAGGGAGGTTTGCGAGAGATTGTTCCTTTCCCCTCGCACCCTGCAAGACTATCGGGATAAAAACATCATCCCTTACACACAAATCGCAGGGAAGATTCTCTATCGCCTCTCAGACATCAACAGAATACTGAGTGAGAACTATAGAAGATAA
- a CDS encoding helix-turn-helix domain-containing protein, producing the protein MRFTAIDTSAWEELKECIEELTKSFNEHFAPPAQFPDLLHNGDVCRILNISKRTLQHYRDSSVLPFIQIGHKCYYKREDVEALLANSNTRKG; encoded by the coding sequence ATGAGATTTACTGCCATTGACACCTCCGCTTGGGAGGAACTGAAAGAGTGCATCGAGGAGCTGACAAAGAGTTTCAATGAACATTTTGCGCCACCAGCTCAATTCCCTGACTTATTACACAATGGGGATGTATGCCGAATACTGAACATCAGTAAGCGAACATTGCAGCACTATCGGGACTCGTCCGTGCTACCCTTTATCCAAATCGGACATAAGTGCTATTACAAGCGAGAGGATGTGGAAGCTCTCCTCGCCAACTCTAACACTCGTAAAGGCTAA